The genome window aactttgattctgatgtcaaataaaattatcattagtttttttttaatgacatatctgtattgaattaattattttttaaaacaatctgAACTTTGGTTTTGATATAGAATACAATGATAACCTCATTAAATTACCATTttaagaattatattaaaaaaaacctaagcatGAAAATGAATATTGCAATTTTGGATTGCTACAAGCCACATATAATATATGGTGATTGAaggttgtttttatatatatatatataacaaagttATTATTAAACCAAttccaatttaaaaattaaatcacaaGCTCGAGAGATTGATGTGtgatggttatttttttccttgttggaAGATTGAAGTAGTGGTTACTCTTGGACTTCTAGAAGTCTAGTCATTCCTTCATACACGTTTGGATGGTATTGATGTAGAAAAGTGAAACTTGAGGGGTATTCGTTGTCTAGTTCGGACCATAAAAGGACCAATGGATGTCCTCATTTTTGACACGATGGTTGCTGCTCTATGTTAGCTGTACAAGAAAGAACATCCACAAACTGAAAACCTGAGAAAGCTTTGGAGAGTTTAAGGTATGCAAAGTAACTCATCAACTCTTCGTTAAATTTAACAATTAAGTATGATTTTCTAGATGGGTTTTGTCTGAAATTGAGccttgcttttttttctctgggTGGTCTGAGTGTTTGATGGACTAAGGTTTTGGCCTGAGTTTGAGGTCCAAGTTCATGTCTCTTGGAGATTTTATGAGTTTAAGGATATGATTTGGTGTTAGAATTCATGGAActgagttttcttttcttgtttgaattgaaatttagcATCTTTACGGGGggaattgaaaatttagttctTGTAGTATAGTTATTTATAGGTATGAATTAATTTAGTTCTTGTACACATCCCTTTAAAGTTTTAGCTATTTATAGGTATGAATTAATTATCATGGATTTTAGCTGTTTAAGGAGTGGAAAAGGTATGTTTTTGGATGTTGATTGCTTAATTGTGCTTGCAAATTAGTGTTAGCATCGTTGAAAGATTAATCAGATTTGTTCCAGGCAGGATTTAGGCTGTTTTCTGTCACAGGAAATTTAATGGCTAATGAATTTTgcaagtttgattttttattttatttttggtttgtgtAACATAGATTTTATGCTTTAGCATCTGGGAATGAATTTCTTTTATTCCCTTtattccattttctttcttgtttgcaTGTCGGTTTGTCCACTACAAGCAGTCTTTGGCCTTTAAGTGCCTTTTCTTCCTCTTATACCTGGTTGCTTTTGTTGCTTCCGTTGAGTGAGTTGAATTAGTACCCAAAGTAATAGTGTAAATTCTAGGTAAGATAATGGAATATGTTTTTCTGGTTGATGATATAGCTTCTGATTCTAGGGGTGGTCACTTTTAATGGTTGATGATGATCAATCATCATTATGGAATATAATTTTTcctcttcatttatttatttttccgaCCCAGAGAAGTATGTTCTTATAGACCAGTTTGCATTTTCTTCTGGATCTAAATGAAGTTGCTCTATGCTTCTGCAAAACTCAATGTATTCTTGCAAGTTTACCTTGTTTCTTCGTTGCTGCTTTTAAATTAGTCTGCAATAGTGGGTTTCAAGAGCATAGTTTGATTGATATCGGAAACTGGGTTGGGGAGAACGGATTCACAAGTCCTACCTCTAAATGGTAGACCTTGTATTTGTTCTCAAATCTTgttccatttttcttcttctatggAGTTTGAACAaaaagcttttttaaaattgattgctgaattctcctttttttttcttggggaCGAAACCAAAAGCTGAAgtttattttgaaacaaaaatgtaATGTTTTCCACAGAGATGCTTCGTGAAATCTTTTCCCTTTGCTGTTTCCACCAATGAAATTACAGTCAAGATCTATCCCTTGTTAAATCTGGTTCTTGCTCATTCATCTCCTAGCGGATTGACTGACTTTATggtcaattatttttgtatcttttaGAAATTTCTTAGTGACTTTGTTTCCAACTACTTGAGTAGtctaaaggaagaaaaaaaggtacAGGGAATTAATTTTCCCCTTACTGATGatctaattcaattatttttattaaaagtagaTGATCAGGCCATCAGGGTATGAGAGCAAAGCCTTGGCCTGGCTCTTTACATCCTAGAGATGCAATGACCCTTGACTACCAGCCCCAATCCAAGTCAAGACGTTTTCACTTCTTTCATTTACCTGCTTATACAGGCTGCCTTGTTGCCAAGTCTATGATTTTTCTAGTGGAACATTCTACTGTTAAATTAGCCAATAAATTGTTACCATAATACTAGGTTAATTTGGTCCCTTCATTATTTTCTTGGATGGTCTTTATACCTATTGTGATCATCAATTGCTCTCCCTTGtctgtttctttttcaaatagcttttccaACGCCAATTTTCATTGATTATGTATAATCTTACTGTCTGTCCTTCCTTTTAACAGATTTCGGTGATCCTTTAATGCATTGCTGAGGATAACAGAACTATTGTTCACAACTTAAATTTTGTGGTGACGAGTGAATTGAATCAGAGACTTGTCGGCTGCCtcactatttataattttttagtgattATAGCATGTAGCATTCTAAAAGTCGTTGCTTTGGCCAGTGAAGGTGATAATTCTAATAGAAAAGGCTAGTTATCACTTATACATTCTCTTGTCTGAGCTAAGCCAATCAGCGAGCCAGTTCTTGATGCAAACCTCTCAGAAACACCGATCAGCTGGTATCCACAGGTTTTACCACCAGCCAGTGCAAGAGATCGATCCATATGGTTTATCTCATATCCAAATTTTAGACAGCAATATGTATTCAGATGGTGGCAGCCAAGGAGCTGCAATTTCCTTTCAGACAGATCAAGGAGAATTCTTTACCTTGGAATCATCTTCAGCAACTGCTGGTTTCGTTAACTATGATTCTCCTGCTGCCAGCGTCTCATCCAACAGAAGCCCCTTTTCACCCCAGGGTTCTCATTCATGCATTTCTGATCCTCATCATTCCCCTGACACTGTATATGGATCTCCATTGAGTGGATCATCCTCTGCTGATGAGGACATTATATTGAGGCAGAAATTAAGGGAGTTGGAAATTTCATTGCTCGGGCCTGAATCTGATATTACCGACAGTGGGAGTTTTTGCTTTGTGAGTGGAGGATACCAAGCAGAATCATCTGCAAGTTGGGACTGGAATCAAATGATGGAAGTGATCCCTAGGTTAGATCTTAAGCATGTGCTTCTTGCCTGTGCTGATGCAGTATCAAATGCTGATATACAAAGAGCAGCAGGTCTAATGCATGTCTTGGACCAAATGGTGTCAGTCTCTGGAGAGCCGATCCAGCGGTTGGGTGCTTATATGTTGGAAGGCCTTAGGGCAAGGTTGGAACTCTCAGGAAGTAAAATCTACAGAGCCTTGAAGTGTGAAGCACCAATTAGCTCAGATCTGATGACTTACATGGGTATTCTCTATCAGATCTGCCCATATTGGAAGTTTGCATACACTTCAGCTAATGTTGTCATTCAAGAAGCCGTGGAATACGAACCCAGAATTCATATCATCGACTTCCAGATTGCACAGGGAAGTCAGTGGAGTGTTCTAATGCAGATGCTTGCTTATCGGCCAGGTGGGCCCCCAGTAATCCGCATAACTGGTGTTGATGATTCTCAATCTGCTCATGCTCGTGGTGGAGGACTTGATATTGTGGGTCAAAGGCTGTCAAAAGTCGCAGAGGAATGCAATGTGCCATTTGAGTTCCATGATGTTGCCATGGATGGTTGTGAGGTTCAACTGGAACATCTCAGGGTCCAACCTGGGGAAGCTGTGGTTGTGAATTTTCCTTATGTGTTGCACCACATGCCAGATGAGAGTGTGACCACTTGGAATCACAGAGATAGATTGATAAGGATGGTGAAGAGTTTGTCACCAAGGATTGTGACCCTCATTGAGCAAGAATCCAACACCAACACCAAACCATTCTTTCCAAGGTTCATTGAGACTCTAGATTATTATACAGCTATGTTTGAATCAATTGATGTTGGTCGCCCCAAGGATGACAAGCAGAGGATTAATGCAGAGCAGCACTGTGTGGCTCGTGACATTGTCA of Populus trichocarpa isolate Nisqually-1 chromosome 16, P.trichocarpa_v4.1, whole genome shotgun sequence contains these proteins:
- the LOC7455815 gene encoding scarecrow-like protein 13; this encodes MQTSQKHRSAGIHRFYHQPVQEIDPYGLSHIQILDSNMYSDGGSQGAAISFQTDQGEFFTLESSSATAGFVNYDSPAASVSSNRSPFSPQGSHSCISDPHHSPDTVYGSPLSGSSSADEDIILRQKLRELEISLLGPESDITDSGSFCFVSGGYQAESSASWDWNQMMEVIPRLDLKHVLLACADAVSNADIQRAAGLMHVLDQMVSVSGEPIQRLGAYMLEGLRARLELSGSKIYRALKCEAPISSDLMTYMGILYQICPYWKFAYTSANVVIQEAVEYEPRIHIIDFQIAQGSQWSVLMQMLAYRPGGPPVIRITGVDDSQSAHARGGGLDIVGQRLSKVAEECNVPFEFHDVAMDGCEVQLEHLRVQPGEAVVVNFPYVLHHMPDESVTTWNHRDRLIRMVKSLSPRIVTLIEQESNTNTKPFFPRFIETLDYYTAMFESIDVGRPKDDKQRINAEQHCVARDIVNMIACEEAERVERHELLAKWRSRFTMAGFNQYPLSSSVTTAVRDMLKEYDRNYSVQERDWALYLRWRHRDMATSSAWS